Genomic DNA from Methanosarcinales archaeon:
CAGAGCTTCCGGATCTCGGCAAGGCTGCCAATATGATCAAAATGTGTATGGGTTAAAATTATTAACCGTATCTGGGTAGGCGAAATATCATGAGCATTCAGACATTCCATAAATCTGTCTGCCTGGTGTCTATTACCAGCATCCACCAGGAGGTATCCATCCTCAGCTTTGATAAGATATGAGTTGGACGTCCCCAGTGGGATCCGTATAAATTTATTCATACATTCATTTCAATAGCCTCTCTTAATCCTTATGTTTTTCCAGCTTGTGCTTTTTAAGGGGCAGGCTTTTTGACAAATTCATACTGAATATCGTTGATCTTAAATTTCGCATAGCTGAAATTCCCTTCATCCAGATCCCATACTGCTTCGATTTCGGTAGGGATCATGAAACCATTATACTCTTGATAGTCCCTGTAATATCCATTAAATGGATCATTGACCTGTCTATCATCAACAGTCCTGAATCTGTCGTGTGTTAGAAAACGGGTTATCTGTCCTTTTTCGTTAAAATAGAAGATCCCTGAAACATGTAAACCATGATCTTCAACTATGACCCGTGCAGAATCCGAATCGATCTCCTCCCACCTGAGATCCTTACCTGGCAAAAGAGCAGTAGGGAAAAATGGGGCTTCTCCAAGCCACCTTACCAGGTCTGACTGGGATAATTCCCTGCCCTGTTCATCTGCGATCTTTATTGTGGATTGCAGTTTGATGAGCATGTTCCCAGTGCCATTATGATATTTATCCCTGGCTTTGACCCAGACCAGTGGATTCATATTTACTTTTCCGTACCAGATAAAGCCTGGAACATCTGCCGTAAAACATTCTTTGCCTTCCACGGGGTACCAATCCCGACCAACATCCATTCTGAAAGATCCTGAATGTTCCATTCTGGCAAATCGTATGTATGCCTGTCCTTCTTTGATAGAGTATTTGAAATAGCGTTGAACAGGTTCGGGCAATCCTTCATAATCATCATAAGTAAATGTCTGACCCTGTGTCCCGGGAATTTCATCTTTAAGAATGTTCATTTCTTTTTCTACACGGTTATTGAATGAAATATCACTGATGGTAATGAGAAGAATAATAAATACGACCAGGACTGCTAAACCTATGAGTGCTAATTTGATGACTGACATCATACCCAACCTAAAATAATTATGCTATTCTATTACTAATATTTTTTCGAATCGACCTGGCCCTGCCGCCTGGCATTATCGTGGGTCGGGTAAGGTCCTTATAGACACCCCCTGGAATTTGGTTTTTCGCTGACAGGATTCGGGCACTATCCATCGTTTAACGAGATTGCATGAAATGGGAT
This window encodes:
- a CDS encoding MBL fold metallo-hydrolase → MNKFIRIPLGTSNSYLIKAEDGYLLVDAGNRHQADRFMECLNAHDISPTQIRLIILTHTHFDHIGSLAEIRKL